In Pseudomonas fluorescens NCIMB 11764, a single window of DNA contains:
- a CDS encoding sulfite exporter TauE/SafE family protein has translation MNAFELLHQWPFGATDWLVIGLGIALAYIVFGIAGFGTALVAGPILILFMPLSKIVPLLVLLDFVAAFGNLLPSRRDVAKPELLRLLPCMAVGCTVGVIFLLNLKSDLLLLLMGVFISAYAVYSLWVKTRPTQLSAGWAVPMGTVGGMFGALFGSGGFLYAIYLNSRLPKDAARATQSALISCSTVVRLSLFAVAGVYAELPLLMLALCLLPAMALGLWIGRRLTMRLSREAFVRLVTWLVLASGIALVGRYLST, from the coding sequence ATGAACGCGTTTGAGTTGTTGCACCAATGGCCATTTGGCGCGACGGATTGGCTGGTGATCGGGTTGGGCATTGCCCTGGCTTACATCGTGTTTGGCATTGCCGGGTTCGGTACCGCACTGGTGGCCGGGCCGATTCTGATTCTGTTCATGCCGCTATCGAAGATCGTGCCGTTGCTGGTGCTACTGGATTTTGTCGCGGCGTTCGGCAATCTGCTGCCCTCGCGACGGGATGTGGCCAAGCCGGAACTGCTGCGGCTGCTGCCGTGCATGGCGGTGGGTTGCACGGTGGGTGTGATCTTTCTGCTGAACCTGAAATCCGATCTGTTGTTGCTGTTGATGGGGGTGTTTATCAGCGCCTATGCGGTTTACAGCCTGTGGGTCAAAACCCGCCCGACGCAGTTGTCGGCAGGTTGGGCGGTGCCGATGGGCACGGTCGGCGGGATGTTCGGTGCGCTGTTTGGCAGTGGCGGCTTTTTATATGCGATCTATTTGAACAGTCGGTTACCAAAAGACGCGGCGCGGGCGACCCAAAGCGCTCTGATCAGTTGCAGCACCGTGGTGCGCCTGAGCCTGTTTGCTGTCGCGGGTGTGTACGCCGAGCTACCCTTGTTGATGTTGGCGCTGTGTTTGTTGCCGGCCATGGCGTTGGGGCTGTGGATTGGCCGGCGGCTGACCATGAGATTGTCCCGCGAGGCATTCGTGCGGCTGGTGACCTGGTTGGTGCTGGCCAGCGGGATTGCGCTGGTCGGCCGGTATTTGAGTACTTGA
- the treC gene encoding alpha,alpha-phosphotrehalase yields the protein MQDWQRSVIYQIYPKSFHSHAGNPTGDLLGVVAKLDYLHWLGVDCLWITPFLRSPQRDNGYDISDYYAIDPSYGTMADCDLLIAEAGKRGIKLMLDIVVNHTSIEHAWFQQARSSLDNPYRDFYIWRDQPNNWESKFGGSAWEYEAQTGQYFLHLFDHTQADLNWDNPKVRAEVFKMMRFWRDKGVGGFRLDVINLISKPADFPDDDSDGRRFYTDGPNVHEYLQQMHREVFEGHDLINVGEMSSTSLEHCIRYSRPESKELSMTFNFHHLKVDYPNLQKWIRADFDFLELKRILSDWQTGMQAGGGWNALFWCNHDQPRVVSRFGHDGEHRVVSAKMLGTALHFLQGTPFVYQGEELGMTNPGFDHIDQYRDVETLNIFRLKREAGASDADNMAAIMQKSRDNGRTPMHWNGEPNAGFSAVEPWIGVPANSAQINVATQLDDPDSVLHHYRLLINLRRTEALMSDGIYRQLLPEHAHVWAYVREGNGERLLVLNNFYGAPCEVELPDGVITELMTQRLVICNYPDCPPRNRQVFLRAYESFVLHLTDH from the coding sequence ATGCAAGACTGGCAACGTTCGGTGATTTACCAGATCTACCCGAAGAGTTTTCACAGCCACGCGGGCAACCCCACGGGTGATTTGCTCGGCGTCGTGGCCAAGCTCGATTACCTGCACTGGCTGGGCGTCGATTGCCTGTGGATCACGCCGTTCCTGCGTTCACCCCAGCGCGACAACGGTTACGACATCAGCGATTACTACGCCATCGATCCGAGCTACGGCACCATGGCCGATTGTGATTTGCTGATTGCCGAGGCCGGCAAGCGCGGGATCAAGTTGATGCTCGATATCGTGGTCAACCACACCTCGATCGAACACGCCTGGTTCCAACAGGCCCGCAGCAGTCTCGACAACCCATACCGCGACTTCTACATCTGGCGCGATCAGCCAAACAACTGGGAATCCAAGTTCGGCGGTTCGGCGTGGGAATACGAGGCGCAGACCGGTCAGTACTTCCTGCACCTGTTCGATCACACCCAGGCCGACCTGAACTGGGACAACCCGAAGGTACGCGCCGAAGTCTTCAAAATGATGCGTTTCTGGCGCGATAAAGGCGTGGGTGGTTTTCGTCTGGACGTGATCAATCTGATCTCGAAACCGGCGGACTTTCCCGACGACGATAGCGACGGCCGACGCTTCTATACCGACGGCCCGAATGTTCACGAATACTTGCAGCAAATGCACCGCGAAGTGTTCGAGGGCCATGACCTGATCAATGTCGGCGAGATGTCGTCTACCAGCCTCGAACACTGCATTCGCTACTCGCGACCGGAGTCGAAGGAGCTGTCGATGACCTTCAATTTCCATCACCTGAAGGTCGATTACCCGAACCTGCAGAAGTGGATTCGCGCTGATTTCGACTTCCTTGAACTCAAGCGCATCCTCTCCGACTGGCAAACCGGCATGCAGGCCGGCGGAGGCTGGAATGCGCTGTTCTGGTGTAATCACGACCAACCGCGGGTGGTCTCGCGGTTTGGTCATGACGGCGAGCATCGTGTGGTGTCGGCGAAGATGCTCGGCACTGCGCTGCATTTTCTCCAGGGCACGCCATTTGTGTATCAGGGCGAAGAACTGGGCATGACCAATCCGGGTTTCGATCACATCGATCAATACCGCGATGTCGAGACCCTGAACATCTTCCGCCTCAAGCGCGAGGCGGGTGCGAGCGATGCCGACAACATGGCGGCGATCATGCAGAAGTCCCGCGACAACGGCCGTACGCCGATGCATTGGAATGGCGAACCGAACGCCGGTTTCAGCGCGGTGGAACCCTGGATCGGCGTGCCGGCCAACTCGGCGCAGATCAACGTCGCCACTCAACTCGACGACCCGGATTCAGTGCTGCATCACTACCGTCTGCTGATCAACTTGCGGCGTACCGAAGCGCTGATGTCCGATGGTATTTACCGTCAGTTGCTGCCTGAGCATGCGCATGTCTGGGCGTATGTACGGGAAGGAAACGGCGAACGTTTGCTGGTACTGAACAACTTCTACGGGGCGCCTTGCGAAGTTGAATTGCCGGATGGAGTGATCACCGAACTCATGACCCAGCGCCTGGTCATCTGCAACTACCCGGACTGTCCGCCGCGAAATCGACAGGTGTTTTTACGAGCGTATGAATCGTTTGTTTTGCACCTGACCGACCACTAA
- a CDS encoding membrane-targeted effector domain-containing toxin yields MSTEQNTPASRNAADQEKLKLIAPVVVTACPGLQEEAHAVAREILQKHGITHLDPDQVWWHRFDNVSASSSKAFLGWEHAPKPSESFTLTQLVIHRYRVTDQDDALELNSNGGFYTADADASIYNETNEVRMYPSKVLADLWEKNLSERYLHKLNAFWATHFDDYRTLAKCNYLSKAIEVRESGQLGEEDFQTAIRAVVDGASWPITLATLQAQTATPADLRVCTLDVAGHVATDILRIVESNGRQITYVPGAAEPFHVHPTVTDMHWWMLLQMNEEKPRTEFMTHFPLSVRKEVQDNITPLMNQLVGTWGKYDHHLINQKDITLSGDVFTWQSQAVKSAMLEEANLTLVTNGQMREHLWLGYLTVGLKVFGPLAVLGWPIALPVIGASIAAMGLNIDKAVNGKTAAERKAGVIGAVLAGVNTLFNIPLLKEINVLDDVGAAAEAAEAAEMADLNKTLDPQETVDPQAPVEPEESPLPAGLLPTLPDEIEQALELPEHWQSNEILESYTMATSGKFQGVYTLDSQPSNAILINDQAYYVRYEADVNGGGTWAIIDPENPNAFTGSIPVRLNAEGEWELTAKRGLTGGGKGLSKPVPGPSRPLPHVRPRHSVEHLTRYDAPNGRSLNFLALGEQETHIKIITLPNGYLKGVTPYEEFVAGRRTVLVRDATGFQRPEGFFASLPPRPTQPVITPSTTVTELIEKVFDAAPGLVVGESQDRIASMRFLIENMPTLARQGVKTIYMHRLLNDFNQVDLNDFADTGQMHGMLEKYLQKLPGDPAGQYTPLEVVRTAQRNGIRIQATDCLASYRYTDSNFRALSRQSVKTYLTHTIMRATQARNGGGKWVVLTDQESINTFRGMAGISETEGGIGLRIEEVGPDQNLHLDIDQGIDVGRDFAEVTTQMRGNVDTLYADISLQVPTQAIPRTQQQINQLLFRQGMFTIERSDETLTLIHRSRTNLIMRTMIERTADGGFRIDRPAWAAVHQVTYANLISLVHALNRMGLTLEGRLPTVAA; encoded by the coding sequence ATGTCCACCGAACAAAATACCCCCGCATCACGCAATGCCGCCGACCAGGAAAAACTCAAACTCATCGCGCCGGTCGTTGTGACAGCCTGCCCCGGTTTGCAGGAGGAAGCCCATGCGGTAGCCCGTGAAATCCTGCAAAAACACGGCATCACCCACCTGGACCCCGATCAGGTCTGGTGGCATCGCTTCGACAATGTCTCGGCCAGCAGCAGCAAGGCCTTTCTGGGTTGGGAGCACGCGCCAAAACCCAGTGAATCCTTCACCCTGACGCAACTGGTGATCCATCGGTACCGCGTGACCGACCAGGACGACGCCCTCGAACTGAACAGCAATGGCGGTTTTTACACCGCGGATGCCGACGCCAGCATTTACAACGAAACCAATGAAGTGCGGATGTACCCCAGCAAGGTGCTCGCCGACCTGTGGGAGAAGAACCTCAGTGAGCGCTATCTGCATAAACTCAATGCCTTCTGGGCCACCCATTTCGATGACTACCGGACCCTGGCCAAATGTAATTACCTGAGCAAAGCCATCGAGGTCCGCGAAAGCGGTCAGCTGGGGGAAGAGGATTTCCAGACCGCCATCAGGGCCGTCGTCGATGGCGCATCCTGGCCGATCACCCTGGCGACCCTGCAAGCGCAAACCGCTACGCCTGCGGATCTTCGTGTCTGCACGCTGGATGTCGCCGGGCATGTCGCCACCGATATTCTGCGCATCGTTGAGAGCAACGGTCGGCAGATCACGTACGTTCCCGGCGCCGCTGAGCCCTTCCACGTGCACCCGACAGTGACGGACATGCACTGGTGGATGTTGCTGCAAATGAACGAAGAAAAGCCCCGTACCGAGTTCATGACCCATTTCCCGCTGTCGGTGCGCAAGGAAGTGCAGGACAACATCACCCCGTTGATGAATCAGCTGGTCGGTACCTGGGGCAAGTACGACCACCATTTGATCAATCAAAAAGACATCACCCTCAGCGGTGACGTATTCACCTGGCAGAGCCAGGCGGTCAAGAGCGCGATGCTGGAAGAGGCCAATCTGACCCTGGTGACCAATGGACAGATGCGCGAGCACCTGTGGCTGGGTTATCTGACCGTCGGCCTGAAGGTCTTCGGCCCGTTGGCAGTACTCGGCTGGCCAATCGCCCTGCCGGTGATCGGGGCCAGCATCGCAGCGATGGGTTTGAACATCGACAAGGCCGTCAATGGCAAGACGGCAGCGGAACGCAAGGCGGGGGTCATCGGCGCGGTGCTCGCCGGCGTCAACACCCTGTTCAATATCCCGTTACTCAAGGAAATCAACGTATTGGACGACGTCGGGGCGGCGGCCGAGGCGGCAGAAGCGGCCGAGATGGCGGATTTGAACAAGACGCTCGACCCGCAAGAAACCGTCGACCCGCAGGCGCCCGTAGAGCCAGAGGAAAGTCCTCTGCCAGCGGGTCTGTTGCCCACCCTGCCAGATGAAATCGAGCAAGCGTTGGAATTGCCGGAACACTGGCAAAGCAATGAAATCCTCGAAAGCTACACCATGGCCACCAGTGGCAAATTCCAGGGTGTCTACACGCTGGATTCACAGCCTTCCAACGCTATCCTGATAAACGATCAGGCCTACTACGTGCGTTATGAGGCAGACGTCAACGGCGGCGGAACCTGGGCCATCATCGACCCGGAGAACCCGAATGCCTTTACCGGATCGATTCCCGTACGCCTGAATGCCGAGGGGGAATGGGAGCTGACGGCGAAACGAGGGTTGACCGGTGGCGGCAAAGGCCTGAGCAAGCCTGTTCCCGGGCCATCCAGGCCGCTCCCCCATGTCCGGCCACGTCATTCCGTCGAACACTTGACGAGATACGACGCCCCCAATGGACGTTCGCTGAACTTCCTGGCGTTGGGAGAGCAAGAGACTCACATAAAAATCATCACGTTGCCTAACGGGTATCTCAAAGGGGTCACCCCTTATGAAGAGTTCGTCGCGGGACGTCGCACGGTACTGGTCAGGGATGCGACCGGTTTCCAGCGTCCGGAGGGCTTTTTCGCTTCGCTGCCCCCTCGCCCGACTCAGCCCGTGATCACACCCTCCACCACCGTTACAGAACTCATCGAGAAAGTATTCGACGCAGCGCCGGGGCTGGTGGTCGGTGAAAGCCAGGATCGCATCGCCAGTATGCGGTTCCTGATCGAAAACATGCCGACACTGGCCAGGCAAGGCGTCAAGACGATCTACATGCATCGGCTGCTCAACGACTTCAATCAAGTCGACCTGAACGACTTCGCCGATACCGGGCAGATGCATGGCATGCTGGAAAAGTATCTGCAAAAGCTGCCGGGCGATCCTGCCGGACAGTACACGCCTCTGGAAGTCGTCAGGACAGCCCAACGGAACGGCATTCGAATCCAGGCCACCGATTGCCTGGCAAGCTATCGCTACACCGACTCGAACTTCCGCGCCCTGTCACGACAATCCGTCAAGACCTACCTCACCCATACCATCATGCGAGCCACTCAAGCCCGCAACGGCGGCGGAAAATGGGTGGTGCTCACCGATCAGGAGAGTATTAACACGTTCAGGGGAATGGCCGGCATCAGCGAAACAGAGGGAGGGATCGGCTTACGCATCGAAGAAGTGGGCCCTGACCAGAACCTGCACCTGGACATCGACCAAGGCATCGACGTTGGCCGTGACTTTGCAGAGGTTACCACCCAGATGCGCGGCAATGTCGACACGTTGTACGCCGACATCAGCCTGCAGGTGCCGACTCAGGCCATTCCAAGAACGCAACAGCAAATCAATCAGCTACTGTTCCGCCAGGGCATGTTTACCATTGAAAGGTCAGACGAAACCTTGACGCTGATCCATCGCAGCCGGACCAACCTGATTATGCGAACGATGATCGAGCGCACAGCGGATGGCGGCTTCCGCATCGACCGTCCGGCCTGGGCCGCCGTGCATCAGGTGACCTACGCGAATCTGATCAGCCTTGTCCACGCACTCAACCGCATGGGCCTGACGCTGGAAGGACGCCTGCCCACTGTAGCGGCCTGA
- the treP gene encoding PTS system trehalose-specific EIIBC component, translating into MSHDYPNIVSELLQSLGGSDNLEQAAHCVTRLRLALKDPSRVNSATLNQIDLVKGSFFTGGLFQVVIGPGEVEKVYAELRQQTGLAASTIADVKQKSADKINAVQRLVRVFSDVFMPILPALIIAGLLMGINNLIGAKGMFIEGQTLLDAYPRLDGLWSLINLMANTSFVFLPALVGWSAAKRFGGSEILGIVLGLMLVHPDLLNAWNYGKAVAGLDGQSLPYFDILGLFQIEKVGYQGQILPILLAAYVMSVIEKWLRARVPNAVQLLVVPITTIVVTGVLALAVIGPVTRHLGILITEGVVTLFDLAPMVGGAIFGLLYAPLVITGMHHMFLAVDLQLISTQGGTFIWPMIVMSNLAQGSAALAVFYMTRNARDKSMASTSAISAYFGITEPAMFGVNLRYKFPFYAALIGSALGCIFLSLNKVQASAIGVGGLPGFISIIPQFIPMFVIGMIIAMVVPFVLTCGLSMKIVRPGYRVA; encoded by the coding sequence ATGAGCCACGACTATCCGAACATCGTCAGCGAGCTGCTGCAAAGCCTCGGTGGCAGCGACAACCTCGAGCAGGCCGCGCATTGCGTCACACGCCTGCGCCTTGCCCTCAAGGACCCGAGCCGGGTCAACAGCGCCACGCTTAACCAGATTGATCTGGTCAAAGGCTCATTCTTTACCGGCGGTCTGTTCCAGGTGGTCATCGGTCCCGGCGAGGTGGAGAAGGTTTACGCAGAACTGCGCCAACAAACCGGCCTTGCTGCGTCAACGATCGCCGACGTCAAACAGAAAAGCGCCGACAAGATAAACGCCGTGCAACGTCTGGTGCGGGTGTTTTCCGATGTGTTCATGCCGATCCTGCCGGCGCTGATCATTGCGGGCCTGCTGATGGGCATCAACAACCTCATCGGTGCCAAGGGCATGTTCATCGAGGGCCAGACCCTGCTGGACGCTTACCCCAGGCTTGACGGGCTCTGGAGCCTGATCAACCTGATGGCCAACACGTCGTTCGTGTTCCTGCCTGCATTGGTGGGCTGGTCAGCCGCCAAGCGGTTTGGCGGCAGCGAAATTCTCGGCATCGTGCTCGGCCTGATGCTGGTTCACCCCGACCTGCTCAATGCCTGGAACTACGGCAAGGCCGTCGCAGGTCTCGACGGCCAGAGCCTGCCGTATTTCGACATTCTCGGTTTGTTCCAGATCGAAAAGGTCGGCTATCAGGGGCAGATCCTGCCGATTCTGCTGGCGGCCTACGTGATGAGCGTCATCGAAAAATGGCTGCGGGCGCGAGTGCCTAATGCCGTGCAATTGCTGGTGGTGCCGATCACCACCATCGTGGTCACCGGCGTGCTGGCCCTGGCGGTCATTGGCCCGGTGACCCGGCATCTGGGGATTCTCATCACTGAAGGTGTGGTCACCCTGTTTGATCTGGCGCCGATGGTCGGCGGTGCAATCTTCGGCCTGCTTTACGCGCCCTTGGTGATCACCGGCATGCACCACATGTTTCTCGCGGTCGACTTGCAGCTCATCTCGACCCAGGGCGGCACCTTTATCTGGCCGATGATCGTCATGTCCAACCTCGCCCAAGGCAGCGCGGCGCTCGCGGTGTTCTACATGACCCGTAATGCGCGGGACAAGTCCATGGCGTCGACTTCAGCGATTTCGGCCTATTTCGGCATCACCGAACCGGCGATGTTCGGGGTCAACCTGCGCTACAAGTTTCCGTTTTACGCCGCACTGATTGGTTCGGCGCTGGGGTGCATCTTCCTGTCGCTGAACAAGGTCCAGGCATCGGCCATCGGTGTCGGCGGCTTGCCCGGATTTATCTCGATCATCCCGCAGTTCATCCCGATGTTTGTGATCGGAATGATCATCGCCATGGTCGTGCCGTTTGTTTTGACCTGCGGGTTGAGCATGAAGATTGTTCGGCCTGGGTATCGGGTCGCCTGA
- the guaB gene encoding IMP dehydrogenase — protein sequence MLRISQEALTFDDILLVPGYSEVLPNEVSLKTRLTRGIELNIPLVSAAMDTVTEARLAIAMAQEGGIGIIHKNMTIEQQAAEVRKVKKFEAGVVKDPITIEADATVRDLFELTRMHNISGVPVLHDGDLVGIVTSRDVRFETRLEATVREVMTPKERLVTVREGANKNEVRELLHKHRLEKVLIVDDKFALKGMMTVKDIEKAKAYPLASKDDQGRLRVGAAVGTGKDTGDRVAALVNAGVDVVVVDTAHGHSKGVIDRVRWVKQNFPEVQVIGGNIATGAAAKALAEAGADAVKVGIGPGSICTTRIVAGVGVPQISAIANVAAALEGTGVPLIADGGIRFSGDLSKAIVAGASCVMMGSMFAGTEEAPGEIELFQGRSYKAYRGMGSLGAMSQAQGSSDRYFQDSSAGAEKLVPEGIEGRVPYKGSLSAIIHQLMGGLRSSMGYTGSADIEEMRTKPEFVRITGAGMAESHVHDVQITKEAPNYRVG from the coding sequence ATGCTGCGTATCAGCCAAGAAGCTCTGACATTCGACGACATTCTACTAGTGCCTGGTTATTCCGAGGTGCTTCCTAACGAAGTCAGTCTCAAGACCCGCCTTACCCGTGGCATCGAGCTGAATATTCCTCTGGTTTCTGCCGCCATGGACACCGTTACTGAAGCCCGTCTGGCAATTGCCATGGCTCAGGAAGGTGGCATCGGTATCATCCACAAGAACATGACCATCGAGCAGCAAGCTGCCGAAGTGCGCAAGGTCAAGAAGTTCGAAGCCGGCGTGGTCAAGGACCCGATCACCATCGAGGCTGACGCCACGGTTCGTGATCTGTTCGAACTGACCCGCATGCACAACATCTCCGGCGTTCCGGTACTGCACGATGGCGACCTGGTCGGCATCGTCACTTCCCGTGACGTGCGCTTCGAAACCCGTCTGGAAGCCACCGTACGTGAAGTGATGACGCCTAAAGAGCGTCTGGTCACCGTCCGCGAAGGCGCCAACAAGAACGAAGTCCGCGAGTTGCTGCACAAGCACCGCCTGGAAAAAGTCCTGATCGTCGACGACAAATTCGCCCTCAAAGGCATGATGACCGTCAAAGACATCGAGAAAGCCAAGGCTTACCCGCTGGCCAGCAAGGACGATCAAGGTCGTCTGCGTGTTGGCGCTGCGGTCGGCACCGGTAAAGACACCGGTGACCGCGTCGCTGCACTGGTCAATGCCGGCGTTGACGTGGTGGTGGTCGACACCGCACACGGTCACTCCAAAGGCGTGATCGACCGCGTTCGTTGGGTCAAACAGAATTTCCCTGAAGTGCAGGTCATCGGCGGCAACATCGCCACCGGCGCTGCCGCCAAGGCCCTGGCCGAAGCTGGCGCCGACGCCGTCAAGGTCGGTATCGGCCCTGGCTCGATCTGCACCACCCGCATCGTCGCCGGTGTCGGCGTCCCGCAAATCAGTGCCATCGCCAACGTCGCCGCTGCCCTTGAAGGCACTGGCGTTCCGTTGATCGCCGACGGCGGCATCCGTTTCTCCGGTGACCTGTCCAAGGCCATCGTTGCCGGTGCTTCCTGCGTGATGATGGGCTCGATGTTCGCCGGTACTGAAGAAGCGCCGGGCGAGATCGAACTGTTCCAGGGTCGTTCGTACAAGGCTTACCGCGGCATGGGTTCGCTGGGCGCCATGTCCCAGGCCCAGGGTTCCTCCGACCGTTACTTCCAGGACTCCTCCGCGGGTGCCGAGAAGCTGGTTCCGGAAGGCATCGAAGGGCGTGTTCCTTACAAGGGCTCCCTGAGCGCCATCATCCATCAACTGATGGGCGGCCTGCGTTCCTCGATGGGCTACACCGGCAGTGCCGACATCGAAGAGATGCGCACCAAGCCTGAGTTCGTGCGGATCACCGGCGCTGGCATGGCCGAGTCCCACGTCCACGACGTGCAGATCACCAAAGAAGCGCCAAACTACCGCGTAGGTTGA
- the guaA gene encoding glutamine-hydrolyzing GMP synthase, with the protein MALDIHAHRILILDFGSQYTQLIARRVREIGVYCELHPFDMDEEAIREFAPKGVILAGGPESVHVADSPRCPQAVFDLGVPVFGICYGMQTMAEQLGGKVEGSELREFGYARVDVVGKSRLLDGIEDHIDADGLFGLDVWMSHGDKVTRMPEEFHILASTPSCPIAGMFDDARGYYGVQFHPEVTHTKQGGRILSRFILDICGCEALWTPSKIAEDAIAQVRAQVGTDNVLLGLSGGVDSSVVAALLHKAIGDQLTCVFVDNGLLRLHEGEQVMAMFAENMGVKVIRANAEDQFLNNLAGESDPEKKRKIIGRTFIDVFDAQSNKLDNIKYLAQGTIYPDVIESAGAKSGKAHVIKSHHNVGGLPEEMNLKLVEPLRELFKDEVRRLGLELGLPYDMVYRHPFPGPGLGVRILGEVKKEYADLLRRADHIFIEELRKADWYHKVSQAFVVFQPVKSVGVVGDGRRYAWVVALRAVETIDFMTARWAHLPYELLETVSGRIINEIEGISRVTYDVSSKPPATIEWE; encoded by the coding sequence ATGGCCCTCGACATTCACGCTCACCGCATCCTGATCCTCGATTTCGGTTCCCAGTACACCCAGCTGATTGCCCGCCGCGTGCGTGAAATCGGCGTGTACTGCGAACTGCATCCGTTCGACATGGATGAAGAAGCGATTCGCGAATTCGCTCCAAAAGGCGTCATTCTCGCCGGCGGCCCCGAGTCCGTGCACGTCGCCGACAGTCCGCGCTGCCCGCAAGCCGTATTTGACCTGGGCGTACCGGTCTTCGGTATCTGCTACGGCATGCAGACCATGGCTGAACAGCTGGGTGGCAAGGTTGAAGGTTCCGAACTGCGTGAGTTCGGTTACGCTCGCGTTGACGTGGTCGGCAAGAGCCGCCTGCTCGACGGCATCGAAGACCATATCGACGCCGACGGCCTGTTCGGCCTCGACGTGTGGATGAGCCACGGTGACAAAGTCACCCGGATGCCAGAGGAATTCCACATCCTGGCCAGCACCCCGAGCTGCCCGATTGCCGGCATGTTCGACGACGCTCGCGGCTACTACGGCGTGCAGTTCCACCCGGAAGTGACCCACACCAAACAGGGCGGTCGCATCCTCTCGCGCTTCATCCTCGACATCTGCGGTTGCGAAGCGCTGTGGACGCCGTCGAAGATTGCTGAAGACGCCATCGCTCAGGTTCGCGCCCAGGTCGGCACCGACAACGTCCTGCTCGGCCTGTCCGGCGGTGTGGACTCCTCGGTGGTTGCCGCGCTGCTGCACAAAGCCATCGGCGACCAGTTGACCTGCGTCTTCGTCGACAACGGCCTGCTGCGTCTGCATGAAGGCGAGCAAGTGATGGCCATGTTCGCCGAGAACATGGGCGTCAAGGTGATCCGCGCCAACGCTGAAGACCAGTTCCTGAACAACCTGGCCGGCGAAAGCGATCCAGAGAAAAAGCGCAAGATCATCGGTCGTACCTTCATCGACGTCTTCGATGCCCAGTCCAACAAACTGGACAACATCAAGTACCTCGCCCAAGGCACTATCTACCCGGACGTGATCGAGTCGGCTGGCGCGAAAAGCGGCAAGGCCCACGTGATCAAGTCGCACCACAACGTGGGCGGCCTGCCGGAAGAAATGAACCTCAAGCTGGTTGAACCCCTGCGCGAGCTGTTCAAGGACGAAGTCCGTCGTCTGGGCCTGGAACTCGGCCTGCCGTACGACATGGTCTACCGTCACCCGTTCCCGGGCCCGGGCCTGGGCGTGCGGATCCTCGGTGAAGTGAAGAAGGAATACGCCGACCTGCTGCGTCGCGCCGACCACATCTTCATCGAAGAACTGCGCAAGGCCGACTGGTACCACAAAGTCAGCCAGGCGTTCGTGGTGTTCCAGCCGGTGAAGTCGGTTGGCGTTGTAGGCGATGGCCGTCGTTACGCCTGGGTCGTGGCCCTGCGTGCCGTGGAAACCATCGACTTCATGACCGCGCGTTGGGCGCACCTGCCTTACGAACTGCTGGAAACCGTCAGCGGCCGCATCATCAATGAAATCGAAGGCATCTCCCGCGTCACCTACGACGTGTCGAGCAAGCCGCCGGCGACGATTGAGTGGGAATGA
- the treR gene encoding trehalose operon repressor encodes MSKYNQIYSDLLASITTERLERGARLPSETELMDSYQASRGTVRKAIEQLQERGFAQKVHGKGTFVLSTDPIEFQLGGIVSFQETHPRLGNNVSTEVVEFSQIPLEGALLEHIKAEEGSLITRIKRVRRIDGKRVILDINHFVSDVIPGLSRDIAEHSIYAFIEQTLQLQIAYAQRTIEAVPCSKDDQQHLDLDGQSHVIVVSNQTFLQDGRQFEYTESRHTLDKFYFSDVARR; translated from the coding sequence ATGAGTAAATACAACCAGATCTACAGCGATCTGCTTGCCAGCATCACGACCGAACGTCTGGAGCGCGGCGCCCGGTTGCCCTCCGAAACCGAATTGATGGACAGCTATCAGGCCAGTCGCGGCACCGTGCGCAAAGCCATCGAACAATTACAGGAGCGCGGTTTCGCCCAGAAAGTCCACGGAAAAGGCACCTTTGTGTTGTCGACCGACCCGATCGAATTTCAGTTGGGTGGCATTGTCAGCTTTCAGGAAACCCATCCGCGATTGGGCAACAACGTCAGCACCGAGGTGGTCGAGTTCAGCCAGATCCCGCTCGAAGGTGCGTTGCTGGAACATATCAAGGCGGAAGAAGGCAGCCTGATCACGAGGATCAAACGCGTACGGCGGATCGATGGAAAACGAGTGATCCTCGACATCAACCATTTCGTCAGCGACGTCATTCCCGGACTCTCGCGGGACATCGCCGAACACTCGATCTACGCCTTCATCGAACAGACCCTGCAACTGCAAATCGCCTACGCCCAGCGCACCATCGAAGCCGTGCCCTGCAGCAAGGATGACCAGCAACACCTCGACCTCGACGGCCAGAGCCATGTGATCGTGGTCAGCAACCAGACGTTTCTGCAGGACGGCCGGCAGTTCGAGTACACGGAATCCCGGCACACCCTCGACAAGTTCTATTTTTCGGATGTGGCACGGCGCTGA